Proteins encoded by one window of Elaeis guineensis isolate ETL-2024a chromosome 12, EG11, whole genome shotgun sequence:
- the LOC105035011 gene encoding barley B recombinant-like protein D isoform X2: MWMMPQHQMKDHQTMKLMAIMAERDSAIHERNLAISEKKAALAERDMAILQRDAAIMERNNAIMGRDNAIAALQCARENGVNGNGGNGCSPGCTTLTKHHDHLPHVHPSPLQLSDAPYDHERQMHITEACPISSVVDSVSKRHKTKRMRKENGVQAMPTKKSSKSQKKSKRNGSDDLSKQVSISKFHGEWKGQGQVGSGGDLNKVSMPKHQWKGQDLGLNQVSFDESTMPVPVCSCTGKFHPCYKWGNGGWQSSCCTTTLSVYPLPVMPNKRHARVGGRKMSGGAFIKLLSRLAAEGHDLSMPVDLKDHWAKHGTNRYITIK; encoded by the coding sequence TGGATGATGCCACAACATCAGATGAAGGACCATCAAACTATGAAGCTCATGGCCATCATGGCTGAGCGGGACAGTGCTATCCATGAACGCAACCTGGCCATCTCTGAGAAAAAAGCTGCTTTGGCTGAGCGAGATATGGCAATCCTCCAACGTGATGCTGCAATCATGGAGCGAAATAATGCCATCATGGGACGTGACAATGCTATTGCTGCTCTTCAATGTGCCCGAGAGAATGGTGTGAATGGTAATGGTGGAAATGGATGTTCTCCTGGTTGCACTACTCTGACAAAGCATCATGACCACCTTCCACATGTTCATCCCTCACCCCTACAATTGTCAGATGCTCCATATGATCATGAAAGACAGATGCATATTACTGAGGCATGTCCAATTTCAAGTGTGGTAGATAGTGTTTCAAAAAGACACAAAACTAAACGGATGAGGAAGGAGAATGGAGTCCAAGCCATGCCAACCAAGAAATCATCCAAGTCACAAAAGAAGAGCAAGAGGAATGGTAGTGATGATCTTAGCAAGCAGGTTAGTATTTCAAAGTTCCATGGTGAGTGGAAGGGTCAGGGACAGGTTGGCAGTGGGGGGGATTTGAACAAGGTCTCCATGCCAAAGCACCAGTGGAAGGGTCAAGACCTGGGATTAAACCAGGTCTCATTCGATGAGTCAACCATGCCAGTCCCTGTATGCTCGTGCACAGGAAAGTTCCACCCATGCTACAAGTGGGGGAATGGTGGGTGGCAGTCCTCATGCTGCACCACAACACTGTCTGTGTATCCACTTCCGGTGATGCCGAATAAGCGCCATGCTCGTGTTGGAGGACGGAAGATGAGTGGTGGTGCTTTCATTAAGCTGCTCAGCCGGCTGGCAGCAGAGGGGCATGATCTGTCAATGCCGGTGGATCTTAAGGACCATTGGGCTAAGCATGGGACAAATCGCTACATCACCATTAAGTGA
- the LOC105035011 gene encoding barley B recombinant-like protein D isoform X1, with the protein MLLSAFWMMPQHQMKDHQTMKLMAIMAERDSAIHERNLAISEKKAALAERDMAILQRDAAIMERNNAIMGRDNAIAALQCARENGVNGNGGNGCSPGCTTLTKHHDHLPHVHPSPLQLSDAPYDHERQMHITEACPISSVVDSVSKRHKTKRMRKENGVQAMPTKKSSKSQKKSKRNGSDDLSKQVSISKFHGEWKGQGQVGSGGDLNKVSMPKHQWKGQDLGLNQVSFDESTMPVPVCSCTGKFHPCYKWGNGGWQSSCCTTTLSVYPLPVMPNKRHARVGGRKMSGGAFIKLLSRLAAEGHDLSMPVDLKDHWAKHGTNRYITIK; encoded by the coding sequence TGGATGATGCCACAACATCAGATGAAGGACCATCAAACTATGAAGCTCATGGCCATCATGGCTGAGCGGGACAGTGCTATCCATGAACGCAACCTGGCCATCTCTGAGAAAAAAGCTGCTTTGGCTGAGCGAGATATGGCAATCCTCCAACGTGATGCTGCAATCATGGAGCGAAATAATGCCATCATGGGACGTGACAATGCTATTGCTGCTCTTCAATGTGCCCGAGAGAATGGTGTGAATGGTAATGGTGGAAATGGATGTTCTCCTGGTTGCACTACTCTGACAAAGCATCATGACCACCTTCCACATGTTCATCCCTCACCCCTACAATTGTCAGATGCTCCATATGATCATGAAAGACAGATGCATATTACTGAGGCATGTCCAATTTCAAGTGTGGTAGATAGTGTTTCAAAAAGACACAAAACTAAACGGATGAGGAAGGAGAATGGAGTCCAAGCCATGCCAACCAAGAAATCATCCAAGTCACAAAAGAAGAGCAAGAGGAATGGTAGTGATGATCTTAGCAAGCAGGTTAGTATTTCAAAGTTCCATGGTGAGTGGAAGGGTCAGGGACAGGTTGGCAGTGGGGGGGATTTGAACAAGGTCTCCATGCCAAAGCACCAGTGGAAGGGTCAAGACCTGGGATTAAACCAGGTCTCATTCGATGAGTCAACCATGCCAGTCCCTGTATGCTCGTGCACAGGAAAGTTCCACCCATGCTACAAGTGGGGGAATGGTGGGTGGCAGTCCTCATGCTGCACCACAACACTGTCTGTGTATCCACTTCCGGTGATGCCGAATAAGCGCCATGCTCGTGTTGGAGGACGGAAGATGAGTGGTGGTGCTTTCATTAAGCTGCTCAGCCGGCTGGCAGCAGAGGGGCATGATCTGTCAATGCCGGTGGATCTTAAGGACCATTGGGCTAAGCATGGGACAAATCGCTACATCACCATTAAGTGA
- the LOC105035011 gene encoding barley B recombinant-like protein D isoform X3: protein MMPQHQMKDHQTMKLMAIMAERDSAIHERNLAISEKKAALAERDMAILQRDAAIMERNNAIMGRDNAIAALQCARENGVNGNGGNGCSPGCTTLTKHHDHLPHVHPSPLQLSDAPYDHERQMHITEACPISSVVDSVSKRHKTKRMRKENGVQAMPTKKSSKSQKKSKRNGSDDLSKQVSISKFHGEWKGQGQVGSGGDLNKVSMPKHQWKGQDLGLNQVSFDESTMPVPVCSCTGKFHPCYKWGNGGWQSSCCTTTLSVYPLPVMPNKRHARVGGRKMSGGAFIKLLSRLAAEGHDLSMPVDLKDHWAKHGTNRYITIK from the coding sequence ATGATGCCACAACATCAGATGAAGGACCATCAAACTATGAAGCTCATGGCCATCATGGCTGAGCGGGACAGTGCTATCCATGAACGCAACCTGGCCATCTCTGAGAAAAAAGCTGCTTTGGCTGAGCGAGATATGGCAATCCTCCAACGTGATGCTGCAATCATGGAGCGAAATAATGCCATCATGGGACGTGACAATGCTATTGCTGCTCTTCAATGTGCCCGAGAGAATGGTGTGAATGGTAATGGTGGAAATGGATGTTCTCCTGGTTGCACTACTCTGACAAAGCATCATGACCACCTTCCACATGTTCATCCCTCACCCCTACAATTGTCAGATGCTCCATATGATCATGAAAGACAGATGCATATTACTGAGGCATGTCCAATTTCAAGTGTGGTAGATAGTGTTTCAAAAAGACACAAAACTAAACGGATGAGGAAGGAGAATGGAGTCCAAGCCATGCCAACCAAGAAATCATCCAAGTCACAAAAGAAGAGCAAGAGGAATGGTAGTGATGATCTTAGCAAGCAGGTTAGTATTTCAAAGTTCCATGGTGAGTGGAAGGGTCAGGGACAGGTTGGCAGTGGGGGGGATTTGAACAAGGTCTCCATGCCAAAGCACCAGTGGAAGGGTCAAGACCTGGGATTAAACCAGGTCTCATTCGATGAGTCAACCATGCCAGTCCCTGTATGCTCGTGCACAGGAAAGTTCCACCCATGCTACAAGTGGGGGAATGGTGGGTGGCAGTCCTCATGCTGCACCACAACACTGTCTGTGTATCCACTTCCGGTGATGCCGAATAAGCGCCATGCTCGTGTTGGAGGACGGAAGATGAGTGGTGGTGCTTTCATTAAGCTGCTCAGCCGGCTGGCAGCAGAGGGGCATGATCTGTCAATGCCGGTGGATCTTAAGGACCATTGGGCTAAGCATGGGACAAATCGCTACATCACCATTAAGTGA